Proteins found in one Channa argus isolate prfri chromosome 7, Channa argus male v1.0, whole genome shotgun sequence genomic segment:
- the tbc1d31 gene encoding TBC1 domain family member 31, with amino-acid sequence MEVTDMRSKEEGKIWHRKPTAGKGVLVTVSRTAHQAKTVRFLHVAFDTTGDSFLAGDHHGNIYVFEISRNRFRLVQKTGQACTALAFSLRRTTEFLVALSDYTIKCFDKDTKQLVSWMRGHDGAVSSISVHSSGRYAITTSSDTAQLWDLDTFQRKRKLNIRQSVGIQKVFFLPLSNTILSCFSDDSIFAWESDTLFCKYQLPVPDCGPKISYKAFAVTRDSKSLVAGGRSNLLHLWCLDSKQLIRVIQMPTQVRTVRQLEFLPDSFDGGASQTLGVLSQDGIMRFINIHTCKLLFHMGSHENAITAVAVSPNGRYVVAIMDNGSINIYSVHNLTQELNKPPPSKLGVVVGGEADQDLSNLKVKVSSEVVQRPAKFSGMRAAKILRPPPWSVADDKENELPAGLNKKRLVALLKAFGEYPAKYRMFVWRSLFCLPENHAAYSSLTDKGLHSAYTTLHDKYPIKNHKLQRGLQRVLSALAHWAAIFGEVEYLPLVAFPFVKLFPNNPMVCFEVVATVIVNWCQHWFEYFPNPPLNILSMVENVLAHHDKEVLQHLVDCGITSQLYVWPLLETLFSEVLTRDEWLRLFDNIFSNHPSFLIMACVAYITCCREPLLLCSQKQDFEYFFHHRNNLDTGAMIKEAYRLMSSTPSDIHPKTMLADFTPLTKGQYPVFNHYPEFIVEYQSQEREKIRLQEMEYLRERQEVSALRADFVRRQAEEEAYYTQQELLQKAEEQRRNILAQEEEKLTEQRAKLVAMKRELKVKELQLLDTTRRRFLKHQQDLRASQIKRLDQEISRKMDLRERETAAAVQDLEIRQMELEAQKRRLEQHLLQEQERVGRKVEEEVEMRMRKAEKEGEERKESYELLHSTETKMQALEESLAEACQLGLESDWQREVAERLQQVDAEHERKRERLAKLHRQTLAKEERLADIQRDVAGRKWDEVMSARAQLQEQRQPLSSADTDVQRQMRMRSPDCLRGLPYKPAAYDSSNSAGPAVKPPVATTLRQAEPKMVCLNGSSPPESTSTNFSLDRGRAQLDRSERELLKEIRELRQKLAARAIEGSSASSQSFHTLSSVSQ; translated from the exons ATGGAAGTGACAGACATGAGAAGCAAAGAAGAGGGGAAAATCTGGCATCGAAAACCGACAGCAGGCAAGGG TGTGTTGGTGACAGTGAGCCGCACGGCTCACCAGGCCAAGACGGTGCGCTTCCTCCATGTTGCCTTTGACACTACAGGAGATTCCTTCCTGGCTGGAgatcaccatggcaacatttatgtttttgaaatCAGTAGAAACAG ATTCCGTCTGGTGCAGAAGACAGGACAGGCCTGCACTGCTCTTGCTTTTAGCCTTCGTAGAACTACAGAATTTCTTGTTGCCCTTTCTGACTACACCATCAAGTGCTTTGACAAAG ACACAAAGCAGCTGGTCAGTTGGATGCGAGGTCACGATGGAGCGGTTTCATCCATCTCTGTTCACAGCTCAGGCCGCTATGCTATCACCACATCCTCAGACACAGCTCAGCTCTGGGACCTAGATACATTTCAGAGGAAAAGGAAGTTAAATATCAGACAATCTGTTGGCATACAGAAG GTGTTTTTTCTGCCTCTCAGTAACACCATCCTCAGCTGTTTCAGTGATGACTCAATCTTTGCTTGGGAGAGTGACACACTATTCTGCAAGTACCAGCTCCCTGTCCCTGACTGTGGACCCAAAATCTCTTACAAGGCCTTTGCTGTCACACG TGATAGTAAGAGCCTTGTAGCAGGGGGGCGCTCCAACCTGCTGCACCTGTGGTGTCTGGACAGCAAACAGCTCATCAGGGTGATTCAGATGCCCACGCAGGTGCGAACTGTCAGGCAGCTGGAGTTCCTGCCAGACAGCTTTGATGGAGGAGCCAGCCAG aCACTTGGCGTATTGAGTCAGGACGGCATTATGCGGTTCATCAACATTCACACTTGCAAGTTGCTTTTCCACATGGGTTCCCACGAGAACGCCATCACTGCTGTGGCAGTCAGTCCTAATGGCAGATATGTTGTGGCCATCATGGATAATGGCAGCATCAATATTTACAGTGTCCATAATCTCACACAGGAATTAAACAAG cCTCCTCCCTCAAAGCTGGGAGTAGTTGTAGGTGGTGAAGCTGATCAGGATCTGTCAAACCTAAAGGTCAAGGTCAGTTCAGAGGTTGTTCAGAGACCAGCTAAGTTTTCAGGCATGCGGGCAGCGAAAATACTTAGACCTCCTCCTTGGTCTGTAGCTGATGATAAAGAG AATGAACTACCAGCTGGTTTAAACAAGAAGAGACTAGTGGCTCTGCTCAAAGCATTTGGGGAATATCCTGCTAAGTACAG gaTGTTTGTGTGGcgttctttgttttgtctcccAGAGAACCATGCAGCATACAGCAGTCTAACTGATAAAGGCCTGCATTCAGCCTACACCACTTTGCATGATAAATACCCTATCAAAAACCACAAGCTACAAAGGGGACTGCAGAG GGTTTTGTCTGCTTTAGCTCACTGGGCAGCCATCTTTGGAGAGGTTGAGTACCTTCCCCTTGTGGCTTTCCCCTTTGTCAAGCTTTTCCCAAATAATCCGATGGTCTGCTTTGAGGTGGTGGCCACTGTCATAG TGAACTGGTGCCAGCATTGGTTTGAGTATTTCCCCAACCCTCCCCTGAACATCCTGAGCATGGTGGAAAATGTTCTGGCTCATCATGACAAGGAGGTGCTGCAGCACCTGGTGGACTGTGGCATCACTTCACAG CTTTACGTGTGGCCCCTTTTGGAGACCTTATTCTCAGAGGTTTTGACTCGTGATGAATGGCTCAGACTTTTTGACAACATTTTCTCTAACCATCCATCATTCCTGATCATGGCGTGTGTGGCCTACATCACTTGCTGCCGTGAGCCTCTACTGCTTTGCTCCCAGAAACAAGACTTTGAG TATTTTTTTCACCATCGTAACAACCTGGACACGGGAGCCATGATAAAGGAGGCCTACCGGTTGATGAGCAGCACACCATCTGACATCCATCCAAAGACTATGCTGGCAGACTTTACACCACTGACCAAGGGCCAGTACCCCGTGTTCAACCACTATCCAGAATTCATCGTGGAATATCAGAgccaggagagagagaagatacGATTACAGGAAATGGAGTATCTGCGTGAGAG ACAGGAGGTATCAGCACTTCGTGCAGATTTTGTGCGTCGCCAAGCTGAAGAGGAGGCCTATTACACTCAGCAG GAGCTGCTGCAGAAGGCAGAGGAGCAGCGTAGAAACATTCTGGcacaagaggaggaaaaactAACAGAGCAGAGAGCAAA GTTGGTAGCCATGAAGAGAGAGCTGAAAGTGAAGGAGTTACAGTTGCTGGATACAACTAGACGACGCTTCCTGAAACACCAGCAAGACCTGAGAGCCTCACAAATAAAAAGATTGGACCAGGAGATCAGTAGGAAG ATGGATCTTCGGGAGCgagaaacagctgcagcagtgcaGGATCTTGAAATCAGACAGATGGAGCTGGAGGCTCAGAAGAGACGACTTGAACAG CATCTGTTACAGGAGCAGGAACGTGTGGGACGAAAGGtagaagaggaggtggagatgaggatgaggaaggcagaaaaagaaggagaagaaagaaaggaaagctATGAACTGCtgcacagcacagagacaaaaatgcaA GCCCTGGAGGAGTCCCTGGCGGAGGCATGCCAGCTGGGTTTGGAGTCAGACTGGCAAAGAGAGGTGGCAGAGCGCCTGCAACAGGTTGACGCTGAGcatgagaggaagagggagagattGGCAAAGCTTCACAGGCAAACTCTGGCAAAGGAGGAGAGACTGGCTGACATCCAGAGAGATGTGGCAGGAAGAAAG TGGGATGAAGTGATGAGTGCCAGAGCCCAGCTACAGGAGCAACGACAGCCCTTGTCCTCAGCAGACACAG ACGTCCAGAGACAGATGAGGATGAGGTCACCAGATTGTCTCAGAGGACTTCCTTACAAACCTGCTGCTTATGACAGCAGCAACAGTGCTGGCCCAGCAGTCAAACCACCTGTTGCCACCACCCTGAGGCAGGCAGAACCCAAAATGGTGTGTCTGAACGGCAGTTCTCCTCCTGAGAGCACATCCACAAACT TCTCTCTGGACAGAGGACGAGCTCAGCTGGACCGCAGCGAGAGAGAACTACTCAAGGAAATCAGGGAACTGAGACAGAAGCTGGCAGCCAGGGCCATAGAGGGCTCGTCTGCCTCCTCACAGTCTTTCCACACACTGTCTTCTGTCTCCCAGTGA
- the derl1 gene encoding derlin-1: MSDIGNWFRNIPFITRTWFAASIALPLIGRLGLISGGHLILIPEFVFKRFHLWRPVTATLYFPVNHSTGFLYLFNLYFLYHYSTRLETGAFDGRPANYIFMLLFNWICIVITGMLMDMQLLMIPLVMSVLYVWAQFNKDTIVSFWFGTRFKAHYLPWVILAFNFIIGGSFIDELTGNLVGHLYFFLMFKYPMDLGGRAFLSTPDFLYRLFPNRWGVGSGFGVYAVPPRPGGTAQEPAGGGRGGRHNWGQGFRLGGE, translated from the exons ATGTCGGATATCGGAAACTGGTTCAGAAACATCCCTTTCATCACCCGAACCTGGTTTGCTGCCTCGATTGCATTACCTCTCATTGGGAGACTAGGATTGATCAGCGGAGGACACCTCATATTGATTCCGGAGTTTGTCTTTAAAAGGTTTCAT CTCTGGAGACCAGTGACAGCAACCCTATATTTTCCAGTCAACCATAGTACTGGGTTTCTCTACCTGTTCAACCTGTATTTCCTCTACCACTACTCCACACGGCTAGAGACAG GTGCGTTTGATGGCAGACCAGCAAACTATATCTTCATGCTCCTTTTTAACTGGATCTGCATTGTT ATTACTGGGATGCTGATGGACATGCAG CTGCTGATGATCCCGCTGGTCATGTCTGTGTTGTACGTCTGGGCTCAGTTTAACAAAGACACAATTGTGTCATTCTGGTTTGGAACACGATTTAag GCACATTATCTACCTTGGGTTATTCTGGCCTTCAACTTCATCATCGGAGGCTC TTTTATAGATGAACTGACAGGGAACCTTGTGGGTCATCTTTACTTCTTCCTCATGTTTAAATACCCCATGGACCTAGGAGGACGCGCCTTCCTCTCTACACCAGATTTCTT ATATCGGCTCTTCCCTAACAGGTGGGGAGTAGGGTCAGGCTTTGGAGTCTATGCAGTCCCTCCTAGACCAGGAGGGACTGCCCAGGAGCCAGCAGGAGGAGGTCGGGGAGGACGTCACAACTGGGGCCAAGGCTTCCGTTTAGGGGGTGAATGA